One Gordonia pseudamarae genomic window, GATCGAGAACGGTAAGGTTACCGTTGCCAAGCTGCTGGACTCCTCCACCCGCGTCGGTGGCCGTAAGCGTTCAACCTTCGGTCGTCCGGCGGCCCCGGCACCGAGCAGCACAGCAGCCCGCGGCGGAAGTTCCAACACCTCCGAAATCCGCGAATGGGCGGTGGAGAACGGATTCAGCGTCTCACCTCGCGGCCGCATCGCCCGCGAGGTGATCGAGGCGTACGAAGCAGCTCACTGACC contains:
- a CDS encoding histone-like nucleoid-structuring protein Lsr2, coding for MAKIQTVTFVDDLDGKELDPDDQHTISWTWLGVEYQLDVSGANLDKIENGKVTVAKLLDSSTRVGGRKRSTFGRPAAPAPSSTAARGGSSNTSEIREWAVENGFSVSPRGRIAREVIEAYEAAH